The nucleotide sequence CGTGCAGAAGGAGTACCTGGGCGAACTCGACGAGATCGGCCGCGTGTCGCGCATGGCCATTCCGCCCATCACGCGGTTGGACTACCGTCTGCACATCCCCGTGTACTTTTTCATCCTGCCGCTGTTCGCGTTCTCGAACGCCAGCGTGGTGCTGACGGGTATGGACCCCCTCGCCGTCATCGCGAACCCCGTGACCATCGGCGTGTTCTGCGGCCTTTTGTTCGGCAAGCCGCTCGGCATCTTCCTGGCCACCTGGCTCACGGTGAAGCTGCGCTTAAGCGATCTCCCCGCTGGCGTGAGCTGGGGCCATATCGCAGGCGTGTCCGTGCTGGGCGGCGTGGGCTTCACCATGGCCATCTTCGTGACGAACCTGGCATTCGTCGATGCGAGCACCATCGCCATGGCGAAGGCGGCTATTCTGGCGGCTTCGCTCGTGGCCGGCGTCGCCGGCTTCCTCGTGCTGCGCCGCGTGACCGACGAGGAAGAGGAATAAGGGGCTGCCGATGACGGTGAAATCGCGAAAGAAAGATGAAGGACTACTACGTCACTGCTGATTCTGCTCAAGCAGCTTCTTCAGCTCCGATGAGCTATGTATGCCCAGCTTCCTGTAAATTGAGTACTTGTGTGCTTTGGCGGTAGACGGGGAAATACCCAGCGCGTTGGAGATATACGTGGGGTTTCGCTCGTTCGCAAGGTAGCGGAGGATATGTCCCTCGCGTTCGGTCAGCCCGTATTCCCGTTCAAGTGCCAGAATGGCTTTCTTTCTCCTGCCGGGAATGTTCCCGCCGATAATATCGAACAAAGGCGTTCCCGACCGGGTGAACTCTATGGTATCTAAAGCATCGATCAGATCTACAAGAAGGTGTCCAAGCTGCTGCTTGCTTTGCGTTTCGGCGAGATAGCCGGGAATGGCATTATAAAGCAGGGCTGCCGCTTCGAGCACCTTCGTTTCGTTTTCGTCCATAACACCGCACTTCCCTTGATAGTAATACTATTGGGTATTATATCCATAGTGTAATCAAAGTAGATTGATCAACGATAAAGAATCTTTTGCCGACAAAAGGGCCCTTTGAAAAGGGCCCCGGAACATAACAGTTTAGTGCTGGCTTGCTTCTGCCTAGGGGATGAAGCACGTTACTTTCCTACCGTGATCGGCCATCGCCGTGGACAGATCATCGAGCGCGACGAGCTCTATGCATTGGGCTAGGCAATGATGAATGCAGGCAGGCTTTTTCCCGGCTTTCACACGGTCTTCGCACAGATCGCAAAGATCTGAGGGAAC is from Gordonibacter urolithinfaciens and encodes:
- a CDS encoding response regulator transcription factor is translated as MDENETKVLEAAALLYNAIPGYLAETQSKQQLGHLLVDLIDALDTIEFTRSGTPLFDIIGGNIPGRRKKAILALEREYGLTEREGHILRYLANERNPTYISNALGISPSTAKAHKYSIYRKLGIHSSSELKKLLEQNQQ